The window CCACTTGATAAAATTACCTACTATTGGCACAAAAGACAATATTGGAAAAATAACATACAAAGAAAAATAAGCTGTAATGAAATTAAATGACCTAAAAAAAGCGACTAACCCCACCAATCCACTTCCATAAAAAAGAACTTTTAATCCTATTCTGACATAACTATTCAGTCCAAAGTTGAAACCTATCGTAATGATAAAGTTTACAACTAAAATAAGAAGGATAATAAAATGAAACTTGACAAGCCGATTTTTCATAGAAGTTTGGTTTACTACTACAAAGATAACGCTTATAAAACGTTTACTCGTTGAAAACCGTATCAAACTTTGCTTGGATTTTATCTAATGACAAGTTTCCAATGCTTCCCTCATGCGTATGTTCTACTTTGGTTTGAGCTTCAAATTTTCCTTCCAAAATTTGTTTTCCCAACACTTGATACGCCTCTCTAAAACTCATTCCTTGCATTACGAGTTTGTTTAGATTCTCCACGCTATACATATATTCATACATTGGATTTTCTATGCTTTTTGTATTGATGATAATATTTTCCATCATAAAACGCATCGCTTGGAGGTTTTCCAAACTAACTTCTATGGAATTGATGAGACTTTCCTTGAGTTCTTGAAAATCACGATGATAACCACTTGGTAAGTTGTTGGTAATCAGAGCAATTTCTTGTGGCAGAGCTTGAATTTTGTTGCTTCTAGCACGGATAAGCTCCATTACGTCAGGGTTTTGCTTGTGAGGCATAATACTTGACCCTGTCGTTAGTTCTTTTGGAAAAGATACGAAACCAAAATTTTGGCTCATATACAAACACACATCCATCGCACATTTAGACAGTGTAGAAGCCAATGAAGAAAGAGCAAAAGCAACTGTTTTTTCTAACCTTCCTCTGCTCATCTGTGCAGCCACCACGTTGTAGTGCATCGTAGAAAAACCTAATTCATCAGTAGTCATTTGTCTGTCGATGGGAAAAGAAGTGCCATAACCAGCAGCCGAACCCAATGGATTTTGGTCTGCAATTTTATAAGCTGCATTTAGGAGAATCAAATCATCAATCAGTGTCTCGGCATAAGCTCCAAACCACAAGCCAAACGAGGAAGGCATCGCCACCTGCAAATGCGTATAACCAGCCAGTAGAACGTCTTTGTGCTTCTCACTCAAACCCATCAAAACATCGAAGAGTTGTTTTACTTCGCTTTTTATGTTCCCAAGTTCTGCTTTTACATACAAATGTAAATCGACAAGCACTTGGTCGTTTCTTGAACGAGCTGTATGGATTTTTTTACCAATATCTCCTAGTTTTTCCGTCAAGAGAAATTCAATTTTGCTATGCACATCTTCAAACTGCTCTTCGATAGTAAATTCTCCTTTTTCTATTGTTTCTTGAATGTGATTTAATTCAGTTACTAACTTTTCAAGTTCTGGTTCTGTCAAGATGCCAATTTTGCAAAGCATTTTGGCGTGAGCAATATTTCCCAAAACATCGTATTTAGCGAGTTTCAAGTCTAAAACTCTATCTCTTCCTGCTGTATATTCTTCTACAAACTGATTGATGTTATAGCCTTTGTTCCAAAGTTTCATGGTTTTTTCTATCTAAGTGTAATTCAGACTTCTAGTCTGAATAAAAAATTTTTATTTCATTCTGTAAGTCCAGTCTGGAAGACTGGTGTACGAAAAATGTTAGGTCAAAATATTCCCCAAAAGCTTGATATAATCTTTCAAGCCGTTTTCAAGTTCGTGTAAATAAATAAATTCATCAGCTTGATGCGAACGCAAAGAATCTCCAATTCCTAGTTTTACAGAAGGACAAGACAAAACAGCTTGGTCAGAAAGCGTTGGTGAACCGTAAACGGTATGACCATCTTTTATTCCAGCCTGTACAAAAGGATGTTCTTTCGGAATGCTAGACGAGTTTAATCTAAACGAACGTGCTTTGAGTTCACTATTTGTATTTTTATCA is drawn from Bernardetia sp. and contains these coding sequences:
- the argH gene encoding argininosuccinate lyase; this translates as MKLWNKGYNINQFVEEYTAGRDRVLDLKLAKYDVLGNIAHAKMLCKIGILTEPELEKLVTELNHIQETIEKGEFTIEEQFEDVHSKIEFLLTEKLGDIGKKIHTARSRNDQVLVDLHLYVKAELGNIKSEVKQLFDVLMGLSEKHKDVLLAGYTHLQVAMPSSFGLWFGAYAETLIDDLILLNAAYKIADQNPLGSAAGYGTSFPIDRQMTTDELGFSTMHYNVVAAQMSRGRLEKTVAFALSSLASTLSKCAMDVCLYMSQNFGFVSFPKELTTGSSIMPHKQNPDVMELIRARSNKIQALPQEIALITNNLPSGYHRDFQELKESLINSIEVSLENLQAMRFMMENIIINTKSIENPMYEYMYSVENLNKLVMQGMSFREAYQVLGKQILEGKFEAQTKVEHTHEGSIGNLSLDKIQAKFDTVFNE